One genomic segment of Clostridium estertheticum subsp. estertheticum includes these proteins:
- the rplT gene encoding 50S ribosomal protein L20, with protein MARIKRAVNSRKNHKKVLKLAKGYYGGRSKLFKTANEAVMRGLRNGYIGRKRKKRDFRTLWIARINAATRLSDLSYSRFMNGMKLAGIDINRKMLSEIAINDPKAFAELVEVAKKQLKL; from the coding sequence ATGGCAAGAATTAAACGAGCAGTTAACTCTCGTAAAAACCATAAGAAAGTATTAAAACTCGCTAAAGGCTACTACGGTGGAAGAAGTAAGTTATTTAAAACAGCAAATGAAGCAGTAATGAGAGGTTTAAGAAACGGATATATAGGTAGAAAGAGAAAGAAAAGAGATTTTAGAACACTTTGGATAGCTAGAATAAATGCTGCTACAAGATTAAGCGATCTTTCATATTCAAGATTTATGAATGGTATGAAACTTGCAGGCATAGATATTAACAGAAAAATGCTTTCTGAAATTGCTATAAATGATCCAAAAGCTTTTGCTGAATTAGTAGAAGTTGCAAAAAAACAATTAAAACTTTAA
- the rpmI gene encoding 50S ribosomal protein L35, whose product MPKMKTHRGAAKRFKKTGSGKLKRAKAFTSHILTKKSPKRKRNLRKTAYVSTTQIKNMRKLLPYL is encoded by the coding sequence ATGCCTAAAATGAAAACACATAGAGGCGCAGCAAAAAGATTTAAGAAGACAGGGTCAGGAAAGCTAAAAAGAGCAAAGGCTTTTACAAGTCATATATTAACAAAAAAGAGTCCTAAAAGAAAAAGAAATCTTAGAAAAACAGCATATGTTTCAACAACTCAAATAAAAAACATGAGAAAATTATTACCATACTTATAA
- the infC gene encoding translation initiation factor IF-3 — protein sequence MKIISKNKNFMMNEEIRDKEIRVIAADGSALGILDTRDAIKLAEDSDLDLVMMSPTAKPPVCRIMDIGKFEYEKQKKEKEAKKKQKVVTLKEIRLSATIQDHDISIKASNAKKFLLDEDKVKITVRFRGREIENSKAGHKILRSFVEKIGDVYIVEKPARQEGRNMIMILAPKKA from the coding sequence GTGAAAATTATTAGTAAAAACAAAAATTTTATGATGAATGAAGAAATAAGAGATAAAGAGATAAGAGTTATTGCAGCAGATGGTTCTGCACTTGGCATTTTAGATACTAGGGATGCAATAAAGCTTGCAGAAGATAGTGATTTAGACCTTGTTATGATGTCACCAACTGCAAAACCACCAGTATGTAGAATAATGGATATTGGTAAGTTTGAATATGAAAAACAAAAGAAAGAAAAAGAAGCTAAAAAGAAACAAAAGGTTGTAACTCTTAAAGAAATACGATTGAGTGCAACAATACAAGACCATGATATTTCTATTAAGGCTAGCAATGCTAAAAAGTTCTTATTAGATGAAGACAAAGTAAAGATAACTGTAAGATTTAGAGGAAGAGAAATTGAAAATTCAAAAGCGGGGCATAAGATATTAAGATCTTTTGTAGAAAAAATCGGTGATGTTTATATTGTTGAAAAACCAGCGAGACAAGAGGGAAGAAATATGATAATGATTTTAGCTCCCAAAAAAGCATAA
- the ytxC gene encoding putative sporulation protein YtxC, producing MLLLTVVYNRSMEYIIDEINAIKKCFEYKKTILGVSESIVEDMHFIKFFCSDNNICDSSIKAFNLNVANMLYKIVTIEFCKKGINDFLTETYFFLQNDEIKQVKPRIQKALFNEGEISGPNMVYCINRKNVIIDKITRCIEENNEINISGFLTFRSKELNADLESIVDKVVEDYMVEKEYNEFIKLLKYFVDIQESKVDEVNILIEKDGNYYLRDKEGNNLVESMMGELPDVKFDSIKNQEELIISTMISSAPKKVIIHCVQHCKNKELIETISKVFTDKVYYCDTCSECEKIKNGVLV from the coding sequence ATGCTTTTATTAACCGTTGTATATAATAGGAGTATGGAATACATTATTGACGAGATAAATGCGATAAAAAAATGTTTTGAATATAAAAAAACAATTTTAGGTGTATCTGAAAGCATAGTAGAAGATATGCATTTTATTAAGTTCTTTTGTAGTGATAACAATATATGTGATAGTAGTATCAAAGCATTTAATTTGAATGTTGCAAATATGTTATATAAAATAGTAACAATAGAGTTTTGCAAAAAAGGAATAAATGATTTCCTTACTGAAACATATTTCTTTCTACAAAATGATGAAATAAAACAAGTTAAACCTCGGATACAAAAAGCATTGTTTAATGAGGGTGAAATATCTGGTCCTAATATGGTATATTGTATAAATAGAAAAAATGTTATTATTGATAAAATAACAAGATGTATAGAGGAAAATAATGAAATTAATATAAGTGGATTTTTAACATTCAGGTCAAAAGAGCTAAATGCGGATCTAGAGAGTATAGTTGACAAAGTTGTAGAGGATTATATGGTGGAAAAAGAATATAATGAGTTTATAAAACTTCTTAAATACTTCGTTGATATTCAAGAGAGCAAGGTAGATGAAGTTAATATCCTAATTGAAAAAGATGGCAATTATTATTTAAGAGATAAAGAAGGTAATAATTTAGTAGAAAGTATGATGGGTGAGTTACCAGATGTTAAATTTGATTCAATAAAAAATCAAGAAGAACTTATAATTAGCACCATGATATCTAGTGCTCCTAAAAAGGTGATTATACACTGCGTCCAGCATTGTAAAAATAAGGAGTTAATTGAAACAATAAGCAAAGTTTTTACAGACAAAGTTTATTATTGTGATACGTGTAGTGAATGTGAGAAGATAAAAAATGGAGTGTTAGTATGA
- a CDS encoding DUF6873 family GME fold protein: MKNIIVDFRIHNDEKKCLISKGYNLLICPPNNLLYDAVCGHPDMLLHICGNAIVVHKDMNSNFIETLVLQNYKVCKSKSALKTNYPYNICLNSLSIRNLFVHSINFTDENLLLVSKDKKLVNVKQGYTKCSTCIVNDHAIITSDVTIAKALNIEKIDVLLIPPGDILLPGLNYGFIGGATGLIEDNVLAFYGHLDYYLYGKEVLAFLNKHKVEPVFLRDGKLVDRGSIFRI, translated from the coding sequence ATGAAAAATATTATTGTAGATTTTAGAATTCATAATGATGAAAAAAAATGTTTAATTTCTAAAGGATATAACTTGCTTATTTGCCCTCCGAATAATCTTTTATATGATGCTGTATGTGGTCACCCCGATATGCTTTTACATATTTGTGGAAATGCTATTGTAGTACATAAAGATATGAATAGTAACTTTATAGAAACCCTAGTTTTACAAAATTACAAGGTTTGTAAATCAAAATCAGCTTTAAAAACAAATTATCCTTATAATATATGTCTAAATTCATTAAGCATACGTAATCTTTTTGTTCACTCCATTAATTTTACTGACGAGAATCTTTTATTGGTTTCAAAAGATAAAAAATTAGTGAATGTAAAACAAGGTTATACAAAATGTTCTACTTGTATTGTAAATGATCATGCAATTATAACTAGCGATGTTACTATTGCCAAAGCTCTAAACATTGAAAAGATAGATGTATTATTAATTCCTCCTGGCGATATTCTTCTTCCAGGGCTTAATTACGGTTTTATCGGCGGCGCAACAGGTCTTATCGAAGATAATGTTTTAGCTTTTTATGGTCACTTAGATTATTATTTATACGGAAAAGAGGTCTTAGCTTTTTTAAACAAACACAAGGTAGAACCTGTGTTTTTAAGAGATGGCAAGCTTGTTGATCGTGGCAGCATTTTTAGGATTTAA
- the lepB gene encoding signal peptidase I, translated as MKSLKNIIKEWLLPILAVIILVVLINNLLFFQVKVPSGSMYPTIKVGDRILVTKVYNKAKLKSGDIIVFKSDELKEVMIKRLIGLPGDEVVVKDKGRVFINGSEIAEPYVVNKEDLDIKFKVPENKYLFFGDNRASSLDARKWQNPYIDGKDIKGKAQFITYPFKRFGKFVIGNDALNH; from the coding sequence ATGAAGAGTTTAAAAAATATTATCAAAGAGTGGCTATTACCAATACTTGCAGTAATAATTTTGGTGGTTTTAATAAATAACCTACTATTTTTCCAAGTTAAGGTTCCATCGGGATCAATGTATCCAACTATAAAGGTAGGAGATAGAATTCTTGTTACAAAAGTTTATAATAAAGCGAAATTGAAAAGTGGAGATATAATAGTTTTCAAATCTGATGAACTAAAAGAAGTAATGATAAAGAGATTAATAGGACTTCCTGGAGATGAGGTTGTTGTGAAAGATAAAGGGCGTGTATTTATAAATGGAAGTGAAATTGCTGAGCCGTATGTAGTAAATAAGGAAGATTTAGATATAAAATTTAAAGTTCCAGAAAATAAATATTTGTTTTTCGGTGATAATAGAGCAAGTTCATTGGATGCTAGAAAATGGCAGAATCCATATATAGATGGGAAGGATATAAAAGGGAAAGCACAGTTTATTACATACCCATTTAAGAGATTTGGGAAATTTGTAATAGGCAATGATGCTCTTAATCATTAG
- a CDS encoding RNA polymerase sigma factor, with product MIKNIFKMNKENFKEIYEKNFNYVYSFVFLRLAANREATEDIVQETFISAMKGLINYKATSSYKTWLCGIAKNKIMNYYRDNIRKEGPNYAEELNYLVDNQDVEFMVINLETRKVILETLNKLKPIYKYVLILKYIDDYSVKDISKYLCKTPKSIDGILQRAKISFKKEYNMIEGDELYDKRG from the coding sequence ATGATAAAAAATATTTTTAAAATGAATAAAGAAAATTTTAAGGAAATATATGAAAAAAATTTTAATTATGTTTATTCTTTTGTATTTTTAAGACTAGCAGCAAATAGAGAGGCTACTGAAGATATAGTTCAAGAGACATTTATCAGTGCTATGAAAGGACTTATAAACTACAAAGCTACAAGTTCATATAAAACTTGGCTTTGTGGAATAGCAAAAAATAAAATAATGAATTATTATAGAGATAATATTAGGAAGGAGGGGCCTAATTATGCAGAAGAACTGAATTATCTAGTAGATAACCAAGATGTTGAATTTATGGTTATCAATTTGGAAACTAGAAAGGTGATTTTAGAAACCTTAAATAAATTAAAGCCTATTTATAAGTATGTTCTTATTCTCAAATATATAGATGACTATAGTGTAAAAGATATTTCAAAATACTTATGCAAAACTCCAAAATCTATTGATGGCATATTACAAAGAGCGAAAATCAGTTTTAAAAAAGAATATAACATGATAGAAGGGGATGAATTATATGATAAAAGAGGATGA
- the hslO gene encoding Hsp33 family molecular chaperone HslO has protein sequence MDNLVRATAKEGQVRIVAAITTELVNEGVTMHQCAPTAAAAFGRMLTAGTLMGTLLKSEKDSLTLQIDGGGQAKGVVVTAHADSSVKGYIGNPNVDLPANTLGKLDVGGAVGKDGYLRVIRDMGLKEPYIGQVPIRTGEIGDDLAYYFTVSEQTPSAVGLGVLVDTDMSIKAAGGFIIQMMPDADEFLADMITYRLEEIPSITDFIAKGMSICEILEFIFEDMELKIHEEVKPMYKCDCSRERVERALISIGKKDLEEIYNDDKTEELKCHFCNKNYEFNHEDIGKLLKEAKS, from the coding sequence ATGGATAATTTAGTTAGAGCTACTGCAAAGGAAGGTCAAGTTAGAATAGTTGCAGCAATAACTACGGAATTAGTAAATGAGGGAGTGACCATGCATCAATGTGCTCCTACAGCAGCCGCTGCGTTTGGTAGAATGCTAACAGCGGGTACACTTATGGGCACACTTCTAAAGTCTGAGAAAGACAGTTTAACACTCCAAATTGATGGAGGTGGCCAGGCGAAGGGAGTAGTCGTAACAGCCCATGCTGATTCAAGTGTAAAAGGGTACATAGGAAATCCGAATGTGGATTTACCTGCAAACACTCTAGGAAAACTTGACGTAGGTGGCGCAGTGGGTAAAGATGGTTATTTAAGAGTTATAAGAGATATGGGGTTAAAGGAACCATACATAGGTCAAGTACCAATACGCACAGGCGAAATTGGAGATGATTTAGCATATTACTTTACTGTTTCAGAGCAAACACCCTCTGCTGTTGGACTAGGTGTTTTAGTTGACACAGATATGAGCATTAAAGCTGCAGGAGGGTTTATAATTCAAATGATGCCTGATGCCGACGAATTTTTGGCTGATATGATAACATATAGACTTGAAGAAATCCCATCTATAACTGATTTTATAGCAAAAGGTATGAGCATTTGCGAAATTTTGGAATTTATTTTTGAAGATATGGAATTAAAAATACATGAAGAGGTTAAGCCGATGTATAAATGTGATTGTTCTAGAGAAAGAGTTGAGAGGGCATTAATAAGCATAGGCAAAAAGGATTTAGAAGAAATATATAACGATGATAAAACAGAAGAGCTTAAATGTCATTTTTGTAACAAAAATTATGAGTTTAATCATGAGGATATTGGGAAATTACTTAAAGAGGCTAAATCTTAA
- a CDS encoding class I SAM-dependent DNA methyltransferase, producing the protein MDCYKEFARIYDELINADIDYKKWATNILCICKEYDLNMESYLDLACGTGNLTIEIANSFKNIWAVDLSSDMLSQAEKKMREELIKAKFVCQNICLLNLNNKFNLITCCLDSSNYILEEENFKKYLSGVYNLLQNDGLFIFDLNSYYKLTTVLGNNIYNYDSDDVVYIWENYLENDIVEMNLTFFAKEGQVYRRFDETHLERAYKEEYVETLIKEIGFKIIKKMDSYEDKVVNDKTERICYVLKK; encoded by the coding sequence ATGGACTGTTATAAAGAGTTTGCTCGCATATATGATGAATTAATCAATGCTGATATTGATTATAAAAAATGGGCAACTAACATATTATGTATTTGCAAAGAATATGACCTAAATATGGAGAGTTATTTAGATTTAGCCTGTGGTACAGGAAATCTTACTATAGAAATTGCAAATTCATTTAAAAATATATGGGCAGTTGATTTATCTAGTGATATGTTAAGCCAAGCAGAGAAAAAAATGAGGGAAGAACTCATAAAGGCAAAATTTGTATGTCAAAATATTTGTTTACTTAATTTAAATAATAAGTTTAATCTTATAACTTGTTGTTTAGATTCTAGCAATTACATATTAGAAGAAGAAAATTTTAAAAAATATTTATCAGGAGTTTATAATTTATTACAAAATGATGGGTTATTTATTTTTGATCTTAATTCTTATTATAAGCTGACTACGGTGCTCGGCAATAATATTTATAATTACGATAGTGATGATGTAGTCTATATTTGGGAAAATTATTTAGAAAATGATATAGTGGAAATGAATTTAACCTTTTTTGCTAAAGAAGGACAAGTATATAGACGGTTTGATGAGACGCACTTAGAGAGGGCTTATAAAGAAGAATATGTGGAAACCCTTATAAAAGAAATTGGGTTTAAAATAATTAAGAAAATGGATAGTTATGAAGATAAAGTAGTAAATGATAAAACAGAAAGAATATGTTATGTACTAAAAAAATGA
- a CDS encoding small, acid-soluble spore protein, alpha/beta type, translating into MGKTPLKKVIKAKLKTNKELTKNEMLRETLKYEIAEELGLTSKIHECGWSGLTAEETGRIGGLMTKRKKSINLPKNKDF; encoded by the coding sequence ATGGGAAAGACACCTTTAAAAAAAGTTATAAAAGCTAAATTAAAAACAAATAAAGAGTTAACTAAGAATGAAATGCTTAGAGAGACGTTAAAATATGAAATAGCAGAAGAACTAGGGTTAACTAGTAAAATACATGAATGTGGTTGGAGTGGATTAACAGCAGAAGAAACAGGCAGAATTGGAGGATTAATGACAAAAAGAAAAAAGAGTATAAATTTACCTAAAAACAAAGATTTTTAA
- the dapA gene encoding 4-hydroxy-tetrahydrodipicolinate synthase: MSIFKGSGVALITPFNERGVDFKKLEELIEWHITSKTDAIIVCGTTGEASTMTEQEKKETIKFVVDLVNKRIPVIAGTGSNSTADAISMSRWAEKIGVDGLLVITPYYNKTTQKGLIEHFKAIANSVTSPIVIYNVPSRTGMNINPTTLLELCVIPNIVAIKEASGNISQIAQIKALCRDNLDVYSGNDDQVIPILSLGAIGVISVLANIIPTDMHNMCELYFNGEHEKALEIQLGYLPLNNAVFIETNPIPVKTAMNLMGMCVGPLRLPLCEMYENNLEFLKKELKSYNIPLKEEN; the protein is encoded by the coding sequence ATGAGTATTTTTAAAGGTTCTGGCGTTGCACTAATCACTCCATTTAACGAAAGAGGAGTTGATTTTAAGAAACTTGAAGAATTAATAGAATGGCACATTACCAGCAAGACAGATGCTATTATAGTATGTGGCACTACTGGTGAAGCTTCTACAATGACTGAACAAGAAAAAAAAGAAACTATAAAATTTGTAGTTGATTTAGTTAATAAGAGGATCCCAGTAATTGCGGGTACGGGTAGCAACAGCACTGCCGATGCAATAAGTATGAGTAGATGGGCAGAGAAAATAGGAGTAGACGGATTACTTGTTATTACACCTTACTACAATAAAACTACTCAAAAGGGCTTAATTGAACATTTCAAAGCAATTGCAAACAGTGTCACTTCACCAATCGTTATCTATAATGTTCCTTCAAGAACAGGTATGAATATTAATCCAACCACACTTTTAGAATTATGCGTAATACCAAATATTGTAGCAATTAAAGAAGCAAGTGGGAATATAAGTCAGATAGCTCAAATTAAAGCACTATGTAGGGATAACTTAGATGTATATTCAGGTAACGATGACCAAGTTATACCTATACTTTCCTTAGGCGCTATTGGAGTTATATCTGTTCTCGCAAATATAATTCCTACAGACATGCATAATATGTGCGAGTTATATTTTAATGGTGAACATGAAAAAGCTTTAGAAATTCAGCTTGGGTACCTTCCTCTTAACAACGCAGTATTTATAGAAACTAATCCTATCCCTGTGAAAACAGCTATGAATCTTATGGGAATGTGTGTTGGGCCTTTAAGACTACCTTTATGTGAAATGTACGAAAATAATTTAGAATTTCTAAAAAAAGAATTAAAATCATATAATATCCCTTTAAAGGAGGAAAACTAA
- the dapB gene encoding 4-hydroxy-tetrahydrodipicolinate reductase, giving the protein MIKMLLNGCNGKMGKVISQMAKDSATISIVAGVDRDSSNLDYPCYDSILKCKVDVDVILDFSRPDALDSLCTYSKEKNIPIVFCTTGFSPEQLSRIDSLSKEIPVFHSANMSIGINIVNNLLKNISKMLYKDFDIEIIEKHHNQKVDAPSGTALLLANTIKDSINDDMFYVKGRDGSSKRQPKEIGIHAIRGGNIIGDHEVIFAGKGECIEIKHTAISRDVFAIGSLKACEFIYGKDKGLYNMDDVVNMSL; this is encoded by the coding sequence ATGATTAAAATGCTTTTAAACGGTTGCAATGGAAAAATGGGAAAAGTTATTTCTCAAATGGCTAAAGATTCTGCTACAATATCAATTGTTGCGGGTGTTGATAGAGATTCATCTAATTTAGACTACCCATGTTATGACAGTATATTAAAATGTAAAGTTGATGTAGATGTAATTCTAGATTTTTCAAGACCGGATGCTTTAGATAGTTTGTGCACGTATTCTAAAGAAAAAAATATTCCTATTGTATTTTGTACTACCGGGTTCTCTCCAGAGCAATTATCAAGGATTGATTCTCTAAGTAAAGAAATCCCCGTATTTCATTCTGCAAATATGTCTATAGGTATAAATATCGTTAATAATTTACTCAAGAATATTAGTAAAATGCTTTATAAAGATTTTGATATTGAAATTATAGAAAAACACCATAACCAGAAAGTTGACGCACCAAGTGGTACTGCTCTACTTCTTGCAAATACTATTAAGGATTCTATAAATGATGACATGTTCTACGTTAAAGGCAGAGATGGCTCAAGCAAAAGACAACCTAAAGAAATAGGTATTCATGCTATTCGTGGTGGAAACATTATAGGTGATCATGAAGTTATATTTGCAGGAAAAGGCGAATGTATTGAAATCAAGCATACTGCCATATCAAGAGATGTTTTCGCTATAGGTTCACTTAAAGCATGTGAATTTATATATGGAAAAGATAAAGGTCTATACAACATGGATGATGTTGTTAATATGTCACTTTAG
- a CDS encoding pyridoxal phosphate-dependent aminotransferase: protein MNNLFSNNVNRVEISGIRKFSNKVTKVQGAISLTLGQPDFPVPKNIKNAMIKAIDDNKTGYTTNAGIPELRNEISNFLKEMDINYLADEITVTVGGSEALLCIFAAFLNAGDKVLVPTPAYPAYESCVKIFGGEVINYNLNEDFTINFDQITKLIEEENPKLLVMSHPSNPTGAILSCSERDKLVKILKEKDIYIISDEMYSSLCYEKYYSLAQIDELKNKVILVGGFSKMFSMTGLRVGYVCASKYIMDNIMKVHQYNVSCATSISQWGAYEGLLSCKHDVDNMKLEFEKRKEYVYKRLKQMGMDITLPRGAFYIFPSITRFSMSSEEFCNRLLYEGKVAVVPGSAFGTGGEGFIRISYSYSLEVLKEALDRMEKWIATLSQ, encoded by the coding sequence ATGAATAATTTATTTTCAAACAACGTAAATAGAGTAGAAATCTCTGGAATTAGAAAATTTTCCAACAAGGTTACAAAAGTACAGGGAGCAATTTCACTTACACTTGGGCAACCTGATTTTCCGGTTCCTAAAAATATTAAAAATGCCATGATTAAAGCTATAGATGATAATAAAACTGGATACACAACTAATGCTGGTATTCCAGAACTTCGAAATGAAATTTCTAATTTTTTGAAAGAAATGGATATTAACTATTTAGCTGATGAAATAACGGTAACTGTAGGTGGAAGTGAAGCGCTTTTATGTATATTTGCAGCATTTTTAAATGCTGGCGATAAGGTTTTAGTGCCTACTCCAGCTTACCCGGCCTATGAGAGTTGTGTTAAGATTTTTGGTGGAGAAGTAATTAATTATAATCTTAATGAAGATTTTACCATTAATTTTGATCAAATAACTAAACTTATTGAGGAGGAAAATCCTAAGCTTTTAGTTATGTCTCATCCATCGAACCCGACTGGGGCAATATTATCATGCTCCGAGCGTGATAAACTTGTTAAAATATTAAAAGAGAAAGATATTTATATAATAAGTGATGAAATGTATAGCTCATTATGTTATGAAAAATATTATTCTTTAGCTCAAATTGATGAATTAAAAAACAAAGTAATTCTAGTAGGTGGATTTTCTAAGATGTTTTCAATGACAGGGCTTCGCGTAGGCTATGTTTGTGCAAGTAAATATATTATGGATAATATAATGAAAGTACATCAGTATAATGTTTCATGTGCCACTTCAATATCTCAATGGGGCGCATATGAAGGATTACTTTCTTGTAAACATGATGTGGATAATATGAAATTAGAGTTTGAAAAACGAAAGGAATATGTATATAAAAGATTAAAGCAAATGGGGATGGATATAACGCTTCCTAGAGGTGCCTTTTATATATTTCCATCTATAACTAGATTTTCTATGAGCAGTGAAGAATTTTGCAATAGATTGTTATATGAAGGGAAGGTTGCTGTTGTGCCTGGTTCAGCTTTTGGCACAGGCGGAGAGGGGTTTATAAGAATTTCATATTCTTATAGTTTAGAGGTGTTAAAAGAGGCTTTAGATAGAATGGAAAAATGGATTGCAACGTTATCACAGTGA
- the dapD gene encoding 2,3,4,5-tetrahydropyridine-2,6-dicarboxylate N-acetyltransferase gives MNYDLTDPYEIARYIKEAKKATPIKLYVDGDLSQCEFGNIENFGSGDFYILFGESEEVSDFLIKYKNRIKKSKLEQDRRNSAIPLIDLKNIDARIEPGAIIRDKVTIGKNAVIMMGAVINIGAEIGDETMVDMNAVVGARGKLGKRVHLGAGAVVAGVLEPPSKSPCEIGDNVLIGANSVILEGVKIGKNSIVAAGSVVVNDVPENVVVAGTPAKIIKNVDSKTKDKTKLLDDLRK, from the coding sequence ATGAATTATGATTTAACAGACCCTTATGAAATTGCAAGATACATAAAAGAAGCTAAGAAGGCTACCCCAATTAAACTTTATGTTGATGGGGACTTATCACAATGTGAGTTTGGAAATATAGAAAACTTTGGTAGTGGAGATTTCTATATACTTTTTGGAGAAAGTGAAGAGGTGTCAGACTTTCTAATAAAGTATAAAAACAGGATTAAAAAATCCAAACTAGAACAAGACAGACGAAACTCTGCCATTCCTTTAATAGACCTTAAAAATATAGATGCAAGAATTGAACCAGGTGCAATTATACGTGATAAGGTTACTATAGGTAAAAATGCTGTTATTATGATGGGCGCTGTAATTAATATAGGTGCTGAAATTGGTGATGAAACTATGGTAGATATGAATGCTGTGGTTGGTGCACGTGGGAAACTAGGTAAAAGAGTTCATTTAGGTGCAGGCGCAGTAGTCGCAGGAGTCCTTGAACCACCAAGCAAAAGTCCATGTGAGATCGGAGACAATGTTTTAATTGGAGCAAATTCCGTAATACTCGAAGGAGTAAAAATTGGTAAAAACTCTATAGTTGCAGCCGGATCCGTAGTTGTAAATGATGTCCCTGAAAATGTTGTAGTTGCTGGAACTCCAGCAAAAATAATAAAAAATGTAGACAGTAAAACTAAAGACAAAACTAAATTACTTGATGATTTAAGAAAATAG
- a CDS encoding single-stranded DNA-binding protein, whose amino-acid sequence MDNVMLNNKIYLEGKVVSELKFSHEMYGEGFYVFDFEVWRLSETTDILTITISERLIAGIDIKIGNEFIVEGQLRSYNKFVNGSNRLILTVFARDIKICEERSKNPNQIFLDGYICKNPVYRTTPFGREIADMLLAVNRLYNKSDYIPTIAWGRNSRFCKSLEVGDNIRIWGRLQSREYQKKLSDDEVIKKVAYEVSISKMEKVNKDGESIVESNNIVEEEQSFEVLDVI is encoded by the coding sequence ATGGATAATGTTATGTTAAACAATAAGATTTATTTAGAAGGAAAGGTAGTATCTGAACTAAAATTTAGTCATGAAATGTATGGTGAGGGGTTTTACGTATTTGATTTTGAAGTATGGAGACTTAGCGAAACAACTGATATCTTAACAATAACAATTTCTGAAAGACTAATAGCAGGAATCGATATTAAGATAGGAAATGAATTCATAGTTGAAGGTCAACTTAGATCTTATAATAAATTTGTTAATGGATCTAATAGATTAATATTAACAGTATTTGCTAGAGATATTAAAATATGTGAAGAACGCAGTAAAAATCCAAATCAAATATTCTTGGATGGTTATATATGTAAAAATCCAGTATATAGGACTACTCCTTTTGGAAGAGAAATTGCTGACATGCTTTTAGCGGTCAACAGATTGTATAATAAATCCGATTATATCCCTACAATTGCTTGGGGAAGAAATTCTAGATTTTGTAAAAGTCTTGAAGTAGGAGATAATATAAGAATTTGGGGAAGACTTCAAAGTAGAGAATATCAAAAGAAATTATCAGATGATGAAGTTATAAAAAAAGTTGCATATGAGGTATCTATATCCAAAATGGAGAAAGTTAACAAAGATGGTGAAAGTATAGTAGAATCAAATAATATAGTAGAAGAAGAGCAGAGCTTTGAAGTTTTAGACGTTATATAG